Within Vicia villosa cultivar HV-30 ecotype Madison, WI linkage group LG1, Vvil1.0, whole genome shotgun sequence, the genomic segment TTACCTCTCTATACAATTTTTCATTCCATTAATTTCTTCCTTCCAAAGCTTAGAACCACACTCTCCTTTGGTATTATATTATTGCCATCACCTCTCAATGAAACACAACAGTGCTAGAAATCATCAATTCTACAAAAATTTAACACAATTTCAATCATTCATTCATAGCCATGCCAAACCGTTACGTTGGATCTGGTTTGTTTGGTAGACCACTTCACTCAGTCCTTGGTGGAGGAAAAAGTAAGACTCAAATATTTTTATCGATCGTGACGCTATAGACTcgaatatttttttattgtgatatgattttgttttgattttgcagTTGCTGATATCTTGCTATGGAAAGACAAGAAATTAACCGCAGCAATTGTAGCTGGATTTTCAATGATTTGGTTTCTCTTTGAAGTGGTTGAATATAATCTAGTTACTCTTCTATGTCACATCCTTATAGCCCTTATGCTCATTCTCTTTGTTTGGCATAATGCAGCTGGATTAATCACTtggtaattaattaattcaattaacatCCTTATAAATATATCAATATCTTCAATTCATATTCAAAAACCtaacattatttatttttgtgTTGTATTTCAGGAGACTTCCTGATATCTATGATTTTGAAATCTCAGATTCAACCACTAGATTCATTCATTATAAGTTGAACTTGTTCTTGAGAATATTCTTTGACATTTCAACTGGAAAAGACCTAAGATTTTTCTTTGTGGTATTGTGAATTAGAACACTTTCAATTATTATCACCATCACCGAccatatattatttttaacagTGTTGTCTTTAAAGATGTGAAAGACTAATTACAGCACAAGATTCAAAATTTATCACAAATAAACCGTGGTTAATTACTGTCACATAACATATTTGTCATGGTTAAATTGTGATTAAATATGTATTTGTGACGGTTGATGTGACCCTATATTTGTTTTTAAGaattcaatatatttttaattaatttgtttgttGATATGAAAATGATTGAATTTTTCAGACAATAGCTG encodes:
- the LOC131610210 gene encoding reticulon-like protein B9; translation: MPNRYVGSGLFGRPLHSVLGGGKIADILLWKDKKLTAAIVAGFSMIWFLFEVVEYNLVTLLCHILIALMLILFVWHNAAGLITWRLPDIYDFEISDSTTRFIHYKLNLFLRIFFDISTGKDLRFFFVTIAGLWIMSTIGTFFTTVNLLYTTFVCLVTLPIMYERYEEEVDYLASKGSQDVRRLFNKLDSTVLNRIPRGPVKEKKHK